Part of the Spinacia oleracea cultivar Varoflay chromosome 5, BTI_SOV_V1, whole genome shotgun sequence genome, TtgacattgttttttttttgtagaagAATGAAAAGGAAGCATCACAGGAGAAGAAGATTAGGTTGTTCCTGAGATGAAAGCGATATGCTTAGCTGAGAATTTATCAGACTGAGTGTTCTGCCATCTGTAATAGTTAACTGTTTGATAAATAGGATGCTTCATCCTGTTATATTAAGTGATATATATTTTGTATGATAAATTGCTTATGTCTCTAATATTTGGTTGAAGGAAAGCAAAAAGTTGCAGTGTCGAAACAAATCTCCTGTTTACACATTTTTACGGACAAAAAACACATCCGCCTTAAAAGAATATAAGGTTAAGTACAACAAATCACATCCGCTTTAAAAGAACATAAGGTTAAGTACAACAGATCGAATCACTTAAATAAAAAGAATTATTCTGAAAAAAAGGTATTGTTTTTAAAATGTAAAATCGTGCTTTTAAATTGTAAAATTATGCTTTTAAATTggaaaaatgtgcttttaaatgTAAAATTGTGTTTTTAAATTGGAAAAATATGCTTTTAATCCTGTTACATGTAGAGATACATACAAACGGGTTCACCTTCTACTTGAAGTTATGGATTTAGAATGGCCCGAAGCCTGATACGAGCTTCGCTTGATATTTGGGCCTATTAaaccgcaatttagaaggtggaccatggtgcacatagagcatggtgcaccttaagaacactagtatataattgaaagaacatctggttacgagaaaagaacatgagtgttttttttatttaggtttttaataaatataaaataatatattatttttataacaaaagagtgaaatattatatcgcatgttcttttaccgttagtgtcatgttcttttgcttatgcacatatgttcttttggtgcaccatggtgcaccatgctctatgtgcaccacggtccatagtccacggattgttcctcgcaatttagaaggtggaccatggtgcacatagagcatggtgcaccttaagaacattagtatataattaaaagaacatctggttaaGTAAAAAGAACAtcgacatatatttttttatatttttaataaattgtgattttttatcacaaaaaagtaaaacattatattgcatgttcttttgtcatagtgtcatgttcttttgtttatgcacatgtgttctcttggtgcacatggtgcaccattgtgcaccatgctctatgtgcaccatggtccatagtccacggattgaaTATTTCTTGTTGGTAGAATATCTcatatatttttggacaaaatcAGTGATGATTTCTTGTAATTATCTTTGATCATCCTTTCTATTTTCCTTGATTTGCTCTCTCTAATTTATTGTATTATTAATCAActtccaacttttttttttcacaaattGATTAccttccatttttttttctcattgacttaaaaaaatattctttcttcaaaaaaaaaaaaaaaaaaaacaaacttaaAACACTATGTTCTTAGTAGTTCATGGGCATTTGTCAATTCGGTTCTCATTCTACATCTTTGCTACACCAACAAGGTATATAGCTAGACGTCATGTAACCCTAAATGTTGAATGTCAGTAGGACGTGTATAACTGTATATATGACGAGAAAAATTCAGCTTTAAAACAGTGATACTTTATCAACCACGACATACTCGGATAAGCCGTTCTAATTTCATCTACTATTACTCATATTTCCTACAATTAGGATGGATATGAAGTGCTATTTTTAGAATAAGTAAATCCCTATTCCCATTCCCATTTCCTAACAAAATGATGACAATTTACCCATATCTCTAAACCTTATTTAGTTATTTATAATACTATAACCATACTATTCCCCCATTTACATAGCTTCAAACCACAATCTAAtcgaaaaaaaatgaaagttaTGAAATACCCAATTAAACTACTACTCTTGTTCTTCCAATTTACATTTCTAGCAATACATAGCCAAGCGAATGATCAAAATTCCACCACCGATGATCCTTACAAAATGCTCCATATTATCCCAAACCCGGATGGATCCATAACCCGAATGAAACGATACTACCCGACCGTACCACCAAATGGTTCGACTTCCCTTGCTTTCTCTAAAGATGTCCCTCTCAACACCGGTAAAAATACTTGGGTCCGACTTTACTTACCCATTAATATATCTCAACCCGTATCTCGACCCGTGACGAAGAACCTCCCAATTGTAGTTTTCTCACACGGTGGCGGGTTCATTATCATGAGCACAGCCTCCCCTACCTTCGACTCATTCTTATCCAACACGGCGAGTAAACTCCACGCGTTAGTCGTCTCGATTGAGTACCGCCTTGCACCGGAGCACCGCCTTCCAGCCGCATACGACGACGTTTTGGAGGGTTTACATTGGGTAAAGGAGAAAAAAGATGATTGGGTCAAGAATTATGCGAATGTTTCCAATTGCATTGTAATGGGGGAAAGTGCGGGGGGTAACATTGCCTACCATGTAGGGTTACGTGCTTCTGTATTAGTTCACGAATTAAACCCGTTGGTTATTAAGGGTTTGGTTTTAATCCAACCGTTTTTTGGCGGGTTAAATCGTACTAGATCCGAGTTAAGGAAACCCGCATCGTTTGGTTTACCCGTGGTGATTACGGATCTAATGTGGAACTTATCTTTACCAATTGGAGCTAATAGGAACCACCCGTATTGTGACCCAATTATTGAGGGCGGGTCTAATAAAATGTTGGATAAAATTAAAGAGTTGGGTTGGCGTGTTGCCATAGCGGGTTATGATAGAGACCGGCTTTTTGACAAGCAATTGGAGGTGTTTGAGTTTTTGAAACAACGAGGAGTGGATGTGGTTGGTAATTTTAGTAAAGGAGGTTACCATGGTGTTTTTGTTAAAGAAGCGAATATATCtgaaaaattatttgaatttatgcGACGTGTATTTTCTTCAAACCTTGCTTAATACtgcctccgtttcaaaaaaatatttacacTTATTATTTGTACAGATTTCGGTGCAATGTTTGATcgttaata contains:
- the LOC110805042 gene encoding carboxylesterase 1-like, whose protein sequence is MKVMKYPIKLLLLFFQFTFLAIHSQANDQNSTTDDPYKMLHIIPNPDGSITRMKRYYPTVPPNGSTSLAFSKDVPLNTGKNTWVRLYLPINISQPVSRPVTKNLPIVVFSHGGGFIIMSTASPTFDSFLSNTASKLHALVVSIEYRLAPEHRLPAAYDDVLEGLHWVKEKKDDWVKNYANVSNCIVMGESAGGNIAYHVGLRASVLVHELNPLVIKGLVLIQPFFGGLNRTRSELRKPASFGLPVVITDLMWNLSLPIGANRNHPYCDPIIEGGSNKMLDKIKELGWRVAIAGYDRDRLFDKQLEVFEFLKQRGVDVVGNFSKGGYHGVFVKEANISEKLFEFMRRVFSSNLA